The genomic region AAGCTTCTGGCTGGCCACTCGGATGTGATGCTGGGATATGCGGTGGCGCGTGATCCGGCGATCAACGACCAGATGCGGGTGTTTGCGATCACCACCGGCATGACACCCAGCCCGTTTGATTGCTGGCTGGCAGAGCGCGGCATGTTGTCGTTTGAACTGCGGTTTGACCGGGCACAAGAAACAGCCGCCCTGCTGGCGGATCATCTGGCCGGTTTGCCGGGGATCAAGCGGGTGCTTTATCCGTTGCGTGATGATCATCCCGACCATGCTCTGGCGGCGGACCTTCTGGGCGTAAGCGGTTGTAATATGGTCAGTTTTGAGCTGGAAGGCGGGCGCGCCGCCGCCAATATTTTCACCCGCGAGGCCGAGGGTCTGAATTTCGCCCCGACTTTGGGCGATGTCGGCACCACATTGTCCCACCCTGCGTCATCCTCCCACCGCGCGCTGACCACAGCTGAGCGTGCAGCGCTGGGGTTGGGCGAGGGATTCTTTAGGGTGTCGGTTGGCCTGGAAGCGCCAGAGCTGTTGTTATCGGTGTTCACCAATGCTGTGGCGGCTGCCACGTCCTAGTTACATTAGGCCGTTAAGCAGGCCGCCAAAACACTTGAACGAGGCGCCCATGTCACAGCAACTGATTGATGGAATTTTGGCAGCTATTCCAATGCCTGCGGTGTTGGTGGATCACCGTGAGCGTATTGTCGGTGCAAATCGCGAGGGGGCGGACCTGCTGGGAATGGAGATCCAAGGCCGCCACTTTGCCACCGCCCTGCGTCAGCCTGCGGTCACCGATGCCGTCGAGGCCTGCCTGCGGAACCACAAACCGCGCTCCGCCCGGCATCTGTCCAGTGATGGCGCGCAGGACAGGGTTCATGAAGTAACGTTGCGCCATGTGCCTGCCTCTGGAGCATTGGAGGGCGGTGCGGTGCTGCTGACATTTCAGGATGTCAGCGAACGCGAGCAAGCCGGTCAGATGCGGCGCGATTTTGTAGCCAATGTCAGTCACGAGCTGCGGACCCCTTTGACCGCCCTGATGGGGTTCATTGAAACACTGCGGGGTGCGGCAAAGGAGGATCCTATCGCGCGGGAGAGGTTTTTGTCGATCATGGAAGGTGAGGCTGGCCGGATGAACCGCCTGGTCGGGGATTTGCTGTCCTTGAACCGGGTCGAAAGCCAGGAGCGCATACGGCCCAAAACCCAAGTAGACTTGTCGGAGCTATTGGCTCTAACGCTGCAATCTCTGGAACCCTTGGCCAAATCCGGCGGGGTAGACATGATACTGGACCTCGGCGATGATCCGGTAAAGCTGACAGGCGATCGCGATCAGCTAAAGCAGGTTTTCAC from Parasedimentitalea psychrophila harbors:
- a CDS encoding ATP-binding protein encodes the protein MSQQLIDGILAAIPMPAVLVDHRERIVGANREGADLLGMEIQGRHFATALRQPAVTDAVEACLRNHKPRSARHLSSDGAQDRVHEVTLRHVPASGALEGGAVLLTFQDVSEREQAGQMRRDFVANVSHELRTPLTALMGFIETLRGAAKEDPIARERFLSIMEGEAGRMNRLVGDLLSLNRVESQERIRPKTQVDLSELLALTLQSLEPLAKSGGVDMILDLGDDPVKLTGDRDQLKQVFTNLLENAIKYGGDQVRVVLTTEQRDPVLRSAVAKVQVIDNGEGIDPIHLPRLTERFYRADSHRSQALGGTGLGLAIVKHITSRHRGRLRVDSELGQGSCFSVTLPLPA